In Falco rusticolus isolate bFalRus1 chromosome 11, bFalRus1.pri, whole genome shotgun sequence, the genomic window TTCAGCAGCTAAGCTTGCACTTCGGTGTACAGACTCGTGATCCATAAACACAAGGATAATTTTGGTTGCAGCGATGTGGGCGTTTATATTTATGCACACATTCTGAAGCAACCATAAAGTTAAAAGCATGGTGGCTTTGAAGATCTCCTAAGCCCCAACAGAACAAACAGTGAAAGCTGGAACAAGTATCTACCCTTGATATGAGACAGCCATTCACCACACGTTCACAACTTCTGTTTCCTTACTCAGACTAGTCACTGACACACTCTCAAGTAGTCAAAAACCATTCAATAACAAATCCTGGAGAAATgctttccccaaagaaaaaaactataGCCAGTAGCCACTGACTATTGAAGAATAATTTACAGGCAGACAAACTCTGAAGAGGCAAGGGTATGCTTGACAGCTTCCGAATTTGCAGAGACACCTACTGTATCTATGCCGTGTACTGTATGACAGAGAAGGGATAAATCACTTCACACTTGTTGTAGCACTGTTGCCACATGTTGGTTGGTGTTGCACCAGGGGCTGGCAACAGCTCTCTGTCAGCTTCCTGTCAGAAGCAGGACAGTAGGAAATGAGGAACACTATGAAGACAGAAGACAACAAggcactgacttttttttttttttcagtgaagggAAAGGAACATGTCAGCTCCTTTaatataagaaaagaaagactaaGAGGATGACTTCAACATTTACAAGGCATTAGTTTCTCTAATAACAGAATTGCATCTGCTGGTACATGAGATGAGGTTTCATGTGGCAGAGTAAACTACTGATACTAAAAGATGCTGCAGCTAATggatttgggaagaaaaatacaacagcCTAACCCAAACTCCCTACATTGCAGGAAGGTCATTCCAACAGACTCAGAAAGGAGGGACATCCAGTGGAGGGGAGTGGACAGATTCCCGTATGCGACTTCCAGGATGGAAGTGGAGAACTAACAGCATCCTGAGTCTTCACTGATCTTAAGTTTATACCATAAATTAGATGAGAATAGTTGGAAAAAGGAGTACTTCTAGAGGAATGCCATGTAGTGTTCTTGCAAGTAAGTGGTTCTGATGAGggcagtaaaagaaagaaaactgcaaaaaccCAAAGATGTGGCCACATGCACATAATGAAAACTATTAGAAACATGAGAAATTTACCGTAATCATTGGCACAATGTAACGCCAGTTTTTATTCAGACTTCCAATGTGGCTCATCTCCTCTTCTGTGAGGCTGAAATCAAACACCTGAGAACAAAAACAAGAGGCTTTATTAAATAACCATAGGTTACCATTAGTTTGGCTTCCGGTTGTGAAGTTGCAATGAAACCCATTTtataaaaaacaccaaaacaaaggTTTAAAGTCTGAGGTGCTCATACTGCATAGCACTCttccacaaaagcaaaaagcagtggGACTGTTCCTCCAAGTAAGTGCTGCCTATTCAATCAATATTCTGTTCCCACGTATGTCCAAACCTTGAATAACTGCAGAGATTACTGGAATTTCTTAAGATTTCTATCAGTATACTAGACGGCAGCATTTGGTTTAACAGGAGTAACAGAGAAACAACTCCTAACTTAAAAACAAGTACGTAACCAGCCAACCTGTATGATTAAGGGCTGAAAAAAGATCGCAGGAGGTAATTCAGAGACCTCCCTTCAAGACTATTTCAAACCAgagttttcaaataatttctaaagaGAACTGTCTCTACCTCAGAGCAGAAGTGAACCACCCTTATTAATTCAGCGCCATTAGAATGGCAgtttgctgcagaaatattCACCAGCCCTCACTTGCAGGCTAAAGCAACTATTATTCATAAAGAAGAACCACTGAACATAATTAGAAGACTCCCTTGTTCAATAAAATCATATATCAGATGAATTTCAGTAAAGATTTTCCATTTAGACTTCTACAAAGTACGTTCTTTACCTTTTGGTAACAAGACTATGCATGTGCACAGATGTACACTCACACACTTAGTTGCTTAAAACATAACAAGtacattttccagaaatttcTACCCTCCCAAGTGTGTGCATACCCTGACGAACAAGTATGAACCAAGTGCCTCAGCCTGTTGCCCTCGAAGTACATTACTCACATGAAAGGGCATTGCTGAAACTTCCTTCCTCCATTTAAACTTACCTGGAGATTCTGCTGAATGCGAGCAGGAGTGACACTCTTGGGAATGGCAACCACTTTACGCTGCACTTGCCATCTGTCAAGAGAAGAgggattttctgtttgtgcagcCCACGAACCACGATATTTATTTCGGTTGAGTAATAATTTGTGGCAACAGAGATGCCACTTATGTTtctatgtgaaataaaaatacccagAAGAGGGTTGACACAGCACCGTATTGTGTTAGGACCTAGCATGTCCAAGCTCAAGCAAGACAGTAGCCACTAGACTAACCAATGAGAGCAAGATGCTCATGCCTTTGAACAAGCAAGCAAGTCTCAGGTGCTTTAAGCTAGAAAcccaagaaacagaagaatttacTTAAGCATTTTATGCAAGTTCTAACATGACAATCACTGagaaactaaaagaaaacccagatcCCTCAAGTGCCTCTCTAGTGGCTTGAGCACAAAATCTTGAACATGCTCAGCTGGCAGGGtaacctgctgctgcccaagaTTGTGTCAGTGATATTGACAGATACAAAGCTAAACAAAAAATGAGGACAGAAATCCAGTTTTACTTTACAGGGTGCTGGTCTCATTCTGGATACCACTCAATCATCTTGTTTCCCAGTATCCAATAGCTGGCTTTTGCTGTATGAAAAAGCCCCAGCAAACAGTTCTTCAGTGCAAAGGAGGAAGTCCCTTCCTCAGCCCCACTTCCCAGGAGCCCACCTGAATGCCACAGCAAGCATTCAAGGCTGCAAGGAACTGGCCACATGCAAATTCAAGTAAGTGGCACTCAGATGTGGCACACTGCTGCCTTAattgtcctgctgctgtttcacagcagaaaaggtAGTGAACTGTCCCAGGCATGCATCCAGGCCCTGAACGGACCCCTCTGTTCTAGTCTGTCCACCTGTCCTAAAGCAGGACCAACTCTACCAACTCTgtaaaacaagcacaaaaaggGGTTTGCTTTTGGCACTCCCTGTGATTCTAACTCCCTACCACTGCAGAAAAACATGCACTTTAAGTAGATTCCTTCTAGCTTGcgtgttttgctttctttaaggTTGAGCCCCAAATGCCACCCTCTCTCACAGTCATTCTGTACCTGAGGATGATCTGGGCGGGTgacttgctgtatttttctgccagttttttGATCCCAGGTTCTTCTAAAAGCACAGGCTCATCTGGGTGTTTCCACATGCGATCTGGAGAACCAAGGGGACTGTAGGCAGTGACAACCAGTCCTCGTTTCTGGCAGTGAGCTATCAGCTCGTTCTGAGCTAGGTAAGGATGGCATTCTACCTATTAAAATGACCCACAATGAGTGGCTGGAGAACAGGTATCAACACAAAACTCTAAACAAACAGGAAgccaaaagcacagcagaaccAAACACAACACAGGAGGCCATTCCAGATTCTGGAAAACCTTATAAGGATAAGGTTTAAGTTAAGTAAGTTAACCTTAAGAGGATAATTTACCACCAGGAGAATGAAAAAGTGTCTGGTAGGTTAAGTTTAcaggaaaaggagaacagaTTGCCGAAGTTTAGAGTGTTGGATTTTCCCTATGTACCAAACAGATCATCCAACGACCAAGGAAGCTCTCTACAAAGAGGATTCAAGTTACTCCCTCACAACCGTTCTTTCTTATAGACTAAACTGTTCCTCACAGGGAAGATGAACTCTTCTACAGACCTGTTCAACTAAGCAGGTATAAATGGCCACAAAAAATGGCTACAGGCCTCCTCCCCAACAAACTGATCTGCCTGCAGAGACTGCTTCTATGTCCCTatgcctgcagagctggccatattttttcctgtacatAAAAAGCTGCACCCTTTGTGCTAAACACATAGCATTGGTTTGCAAATTCTTCAGTCTTATGGACAAACAGGCAAGGTATTCATCCTCTCCTTTATTCATCttacctgcagcacagctggtttGACAGTAGCCACACTTAGTACATCATCAATCTGACGACTGTTGAAGTTTGACAGCCCAATGGCTTTCACAAGACCTTTTTCTACCAGCTTCTCCATAGCTTTCCAGGTATCCTTGTAATCAGTGTAATCATAACGCATTGTGTTATCAGGATTCTTTGGGAAGAGATTGTCCCCTCGTCTACAGCATCGAAGGTAAAAATGTAAGtacattatttatattatgTTAGTTCAGTAAAATAAACCTTTCTCAAAGTATTCTTAAAAGCTTATACATAGTTTGCAGGATATAatacaaacagaatttttctgttgaattcCATTTTGCTGACTTAACctgtaagaaattatttcacatacAGTCTTTCCTATGTAAACTTGTTATACAGCACTTTGAACTACTTACCTATACGGTATGACTACACAGAACTGATAAGCCGCTGTatacacagcagcagctttttgccAACTTGGATCCTAGCAAAACAGCTGATTTAGAGAGCAGAAACTCAGAGGGCAGCTTTGGTTTTCCAATTTGTTTTTGAGAGAGGACTGATATTCTTCGTAGCCTGTCTGGAGCTGCTACCAAAGGGATCTTGATTTAAGAGCTGTCTAGGAGAGACTGTACTCAAAGTACACTGGCCTTCCCGCTCCCTCTGAATTACAGAGTAACCGTGTCAGTACTCAATACAAGCACAGATTCTCACAGAAGTCTTAACATGAACGTGCTGCTGATAGGTTGGGCTGATAGGTTTCCAGTTTGTCATACCAACCCATTAAAAAACAGAGTttaaaaagaaccccaaaacacacacaaagaacGTGGTTATGCCAGGTGACACTACCACACTGCCAAAGGGCTATGACTGGCGTCTGAGCAGTCCATGCTTGGAGGGGT contains:
- the AKR1A1 gene encoding aldo-keto reductase family 1 member A1; translation: MSAACNFIALHTGQKMPLIGLGTWKSDRGQVKEAVKYALSVGYRHIDCAAAYSNEGEIGEAFQECFGPNKVVKREDLFVTSKLWNTKHHPEDVEPAVRKTLGDLKLDYLDLYLMHWPHAFERGDNLFPKNPDNTMRYDYTDYKDTWKAMEKLVEKGLVKAIGLSNFNSRQIDDVLSVATVKPAVLQVECHPYLAQNELIAHCQKRGLVVTAYSPLGSPDRMWKHPDEPVLLEEPGIKKLAEKYSKSPAQIILRWQVQRKVVAIPKSVTPARIQQNLQVFDFSLTEEEMSHIGSLNKNWRYIVPMITVNGKLVARDAGHPHYPFNDPY